The Setaria italica strain Yugu1 chromosome IX, Setaria_italica_v2.0, whole genome shotgun sequence genome has a window encoding:
- the LOC101773119 gene encoding serine carboxypeptidase-like 34 has protein sequence MKAYTLSSLLLSALALALAARPDAGSLDAATIAVQELDRVLSLPGQPSYSPAFKQYSGYVTTDEYLGKALFYWFFEATDKPDEKPLVLWLNGGPGCSSIGFGQSQELGPFLVKKDVPELELNPYAWNQAANLLFLDSPAGVGFSYTNTPFEKDPPGDNSTAHGSYTFLVRWFQRFLQHKAKEFYIAGESYAGHYIPQLANVILEENKKASKENYINFKGILIGNAYMDGDTDLWGIVDSAWHHAIISDNLYSDFQKNCNFSLVDLSPECTADISQFTALYNIIDIYSLYTDRCELGYPDFNSSFSAQIGRTSSGRLDLMKMPMGYDPCTQTYATEYFNRKDVQKALHADITGMPHAFSLCRNSISNAWKDSDLTVVPVVKKLVEAGLRIWIFSGDTDARIPTTSTRYTLKKLGLQIKEDWSPWFHRKQVGGWTVVYDGLTFVTVRGAGHMVPSTQPAQALELFKHFLANTNLPSKPF, from the exons ATGAAGGCTTACACCTTATCCTCCTTGCTCCTCAGCGCTCTTGCACTGGCATTGGCAGCACGGCCTGACGCAGGCAGCCTCGATGCAGCCACGATAGCCGTGCAAGAGCTCGACCGTGTTCTGTCCCTGCCGGGGCAGCCGAGCTACTCGCCTGCATTCAAGCAGTACTCCGGGTACGTCACGACCGATGAGTACCTAGGCAAGGCACTGTTCTATTGGTTCTTCGAGGCCACGGACAAGCCTGACGAGAAGCCACTGGTCCTGTGGCTGAATGGAG GGCCTGGCTGTTCTTCCATTGGGTTTGGACAGTCACAGGAGCTTGGGCCATTCCTGGTGAAGAAAGATGTGCCTGAGCTTGAGCTCAACCCGTATGCTTGGAATCAAG CTGCCAATCTGCTGTTCCTGGACTCTCCAGCGGGCGTTggattttcgtacacgaacacGCCCTTCGAAAAAGATCCACCGGGAGACAATTCCACAG CACACGGTTCATACACTTTCCTCGTCAGGTGGTTCCAGAGGTTCCTCCAGCACAAAGCCAAGGAGTTCTACATCGCTGGAGAGAGCTACGCTG GACATTACATTCCCCAGCTTGCAAACGTCATTTTGGAGGAGAACAAGAAGGCCTCCAAAGAAAATTACATTAACTTCAAAGGCATACTG ATTGGCAACGCCTACATGGACGGGGACACTGATCTCTGGGGGATCGTCGACTCCGCGTGGCACCACGCCATCATCTCGGACAATCTCTACAGCGACTTCCAGAAGAACTGCAACTTCAGCTTGGTAGACCTGTCCCCGGAGTGCACCGCGGACATCAGTCAGTTCACCGCTCTCTACAACATCATCGACATCTACAGCTTGTACACTGATCGGTGCGAGCTCGGGTACCCGGATTTCAACTCGTCATTCTCGGCGCAGATCGGGCGGACCAGTAGCGGCCGT CTCGATCTTATGAAGATGCCGATGGGGTACGATCCGTGCACGCAAACATACGCGACTGAATATTTCAACcgcaaggatgtgcagaaggCTCTGCACGCGGATATCACAGGAATGCCGCATGCCTTTTCGCTTTGCCG TAATTCGATCAGCAACGCATGGAAAGATTCCGACCTGACAGTCGTTCCAGTAGTCAAGAAGCTGGTGGAGGCAGGGCTCCGGATATGGATTTTCAG CGGCGACACAGACGCAAGAATCCCAACCACGTCAACCCGGTACACGCTGAAGAAGCTTGGCCTGCAAATCAAAGAGGACTGGTCGCCGTGGTTCCATCGCAAGCAG GTTGGCGGCTGGACCGTGGTGTACGACGGCCTGACGTTTGTCACCGTGAGAGGGGCCGGCCACATGGTCCCGTCAACGCAGCCCGCGCAAGCGCTCGAGCTCTTCAAGCACTTCCTGGCCAACACGAACCTGCCCTCCAAGCCGTTCTAG